One window of the Candidatus Chryseobacterium colombiense genome contains the following:
- a CDS encoding type VI secretion system baseplate subunit TssG — protein MNYNKLQTDFKAEAVAVNLLKYHRAVSNIFIDRLGINDRAYLKDIKGISSHFLGFDEEVFTIETYREGIYDYLPEGLFHPPSLGASRKNIETVVKEIRKQKRVEEDARKFFKPFELEIFFTEISALLKEFDFDISSDTDSLLDTISELWPLIKMLDKQNAYIFIYILPFFHQIRGDKRWFERCMTAFLQIPVEVTFAPNVIDNIEENDDSMLLGNSRLGVTYIPSGSHMDGQRNWVVNIGPIPYSEMKKFIDGSPFRKVLHTLYDYFLPVSVDVKENFITEKQEYSFALEDDERNANRLGYSTFL, from the coding sequence ATGAATTACAATAAGCTGCAGACAGATTTCAAAGCTGAAGCTGTGGCTGTGAATCTGTTAAAATACCATAGAGCGGTAAGTAATATTTTTATAGACCGTTTAGGAATTAATGACAGGGCTTACCTTAAGGATATAAAAGGTATTTCAAGTCACTTTCTAGGTTTTGATGAAGAAGTCTTTACCATAGAAACATATCGGGAAGGAATTTATGATTATCTTCCTGAAGGACTGTTTCACCCACCTTCATTAGGAGCTTCCAGAAAAAATATAGAAACCGTTGTTAAAGAAATCCGGAAGCAGAAAAGAGTAGAAGAAGATGCAAGAAAATTCTTCAAACCGTTTGAGCTGGAAATTTTCTTTACTGAAATAAGTGCATTGCTAAAGGAGTTCGATTTTGATATTTCAAGTGATACTGATTCTTTGCTGGATACCATCAGTGAGCTTTGGCCTTTAATTAAGATGCTTGACAAGCAAAATGCCTATATTTTTATTTATATATTACCGTTTTTTCATCAGATCAGAGGAGATAAAAGATGGTTTGAGAGGTGTATGACAGCCTTTCTTCAGATTCCTGTAGAAGTTACCTTTGCTCCCAACGTGATAGATAATATAGAGGAGAATGATGATTCTATGTTGCTGGGAAACTCAAGATTAGGAGTGACTTATATCCCGAGCGGAAGTCATATGGACGGACAAAGGAACTGGGTAGTTAACATTGGACCTATTCCTTATTCAGAGATGAAAAAGTTTATTGACGGAAGTCCGTTTAGAAAAGTTCTTCATACACTATACGATTACTTTTTACCCGTAAGCGTAGATGTGAAAGAAAATTTCATTACGGAAAAACAGGAATATTCTTTTGCTCTGGAAGATGATGAAAGAAATGCAAACCGTCTTGGTTACTCCACATTCCTCTAA
- a CDS encoding aminotransferase class V-fold PLP-dependent enzyme, translated as MKFSFKNDYSEGCHPHILRALSEYNTDQQAGYGEDRYSLEAKALIKQRIKKTDSEVYLVSGGTQANLIVISSVLRPYQCAVSASTGHILNNETGAIEATGHKILSIEKEDGKLIPEDIIPVLENHKNVPHQVMPKLVYISNSTELGTIYTLKELQELSEFCRKNNLLLFMDGARMGHGLTSEISDLTLEKVAELTDIFYLGGTKNGALIGEAIVINNKELQQDFAFNIKQKGALLAKGRLLGIQFLELMKDDLYFDLAKHANQQAMKIKNVMKERGVKFLSDTYTNQIFPILSNDLIQKLSEKFEFYVWKKIDENFSAIRLITSWNTGDEPVNDFIKIIQKELSIEI; from the coding sequence ATGAAATTTTCATTCAAAAACGACTATTCAGAGGGGTGTCATCCTCATATTTTACGGGCTCTTTCAGAGTATAATACAGATCAGCAGGCTGGATATGGAGAAGACCGGTATTCTTTAGAAGCTAAAGCATTAATTAAACAAAGAATAAAAAAAACGGACTCAGAAGTTTATCTTGTTTCCGGCGGAACCCAGGCTAATTTAATTGTAATTTCTTCCGTTTTAAGACCTTATCAATGTGCTGTTTCAGCGTCAACCGGACATATTCTGAATAATGAAACCGGTGCCATTGAAGCAACCGGACATAAGATTTTAAGCATAGAAAAAGAGGATGGAAAACTGATTCCCGAAGATATCATTCCTGTCCTGGAAAACCACAAAAATGTTCCGCATCAGGTAATGCCTAAGCTGGTATATATTTCTAATTCTACGGAACTGGGAACAATTTACACCTTAAAAGAATTGCAGGAACTATCAGAATTTTGCCGGAAAAACAATTTATTATTGTTTATGGACGGGGCAAGAATGGGACACGGCCTGACTTCCGAAATCAGTGATCTGACATTGGAAAAGGTTGCAGAGCTTACCGACATTTTTTATTTGGGCGGAACTAAAAACGGAGCTTTAATTGGTGAAGCCATCGTCATCAATAATAAAGAGCTTCAACAGGACTTTGCTTTTAATATTAAACAAAAAGGAGCATTGCTGGCAAAAGGAAGACTGCTTGGAATTCAGTTTTTAGAACTGATGAAAGATGATCTTTATTTTGATCTTGCAAAACATGCGAATCAGCAAGCCATGAAAATCAAAAATGTAATGAAGGAAAGAGGAGTAAAGTTCTTATCAGATACTTACACGAATCAGATTTTCCCGATTTTAAGCAATGATTTAATTCAGAAACTCTCCGAAAAATTTGAATTTTATGTCTGGAAAAAAATCGATGAAAACTTCTCAGCCATCCGCCTAATTACTTCCTGGAATACGGGAGATGAGCCTGTAAATGATTTTATTAAAATTATTCAGAAAGAATTAAGTATTGAGATATAA
- a CDS encoding sugar O-acetyltransferase: MNNSSDPGEISELLEKIVDKKLENVAVFTPIYINHGKNISIGKDVFINFDCTFLTLGGITIEDDVLIGPKVSLITENHPLEPEQRKGLIGKSIHIKRNAWIGANVTILPGVTIGENAVIAAGAVVSKNVPDNTIVGGIPAKIIKVIP, encoded by the coding sequence ATGAATAATTCCTCCGATCCCGGGGAAATTTCAGAATTGCTGGAAAAGATAGTAGATAAAAAATTAGAAAATGTTGCTGTATTTACGCCCATCTACATCAATCATGGAAAGAATATCAGCATAGGAAAAGATGTTTTCATCAATTTCGACTGTACATTTCTTACACTGGGTGGAATTACGATTGAAGACGATGTTCTGATCGGGCCTAAAGTAAGTCTTATTACAGAAAATCATCCTTTAGAACCTGAACAAAGAAAAGGATTGATTGGTAAATCGATTCATATTAAAAGAAATGCCTGGATTGGCGCGAATGTAACTATTTTACCGGGAGTAACTATTGGAGAAAATGCTGTGATTGCTGCAGGCGCAGTAGTTTCAAAAAATGTTCCCGACAATACAATTGTCGGAGGTATTCCGGCTAAAATTATTAAAGTTATTCCTTGA
- a CDS encoding S1/P1 nuclease yields the protein MKSIYSKILLLAFMASSLYSYAWGLTGHRIIAEIAENHLSGKARREIKKIMGKERLAYWANWPDFIKSDTTGAWKQASAWHYVNIDPQTDFKAFEKNLEAQAGPSLYTQIKVLSSQIKDEKTSEKDRKIALIFLIHIMGDLAQPLHVGRADDLGGNKINVTYFGEKTNLHSVWDGKLVDSQKYSYTEYSKLLDIKSKDEVAKIQSGTVEDWLYDSHQIANKIYAQTPNDSKLAYDYQYKFNDTMERQLLYGGLRLAKFLNDLF from the coding sequence ATGAAAAGTATTTATTCTAAAATTCTGCTTTTAGCTTTCATGGCATCTTCGCTTTATTCTTATGCGTGGGGACTGACAGGACACAGAATTATTGCAGAAATCGCAGAAAATCATCTTTCCGGAAAGGCAAGAAGAGAAATTAAAAAAATAATGGGGAAAGAACGCCTTGCCTATTGGGCAAACTGGCCGGACTTCATCAAATCTGATACAACAGGGGCATGGAAACAGGCTTCTGCTTGGCATTATGTAAACATCGATCCACAGACAGACTTTAAGGCCTTTGAAAAAAATTTAGAAGCGCAGGCTGGTCCAAGCTTATATACGCAGATCAAAGTATTGTCAAGCCAGATCAAGGATGAAAAAACCTCTGAAAAAGACAGAAAAATCGCTTTAATTTTCCTTATCCACATTATGGGAGATCTCGCACAGCCTTTACATGTAGGAAGAGCGGATGATTTAGGCGGAAATAAAATAAATGTTACTTATTTTGGAGAAAAAACAAATTTGCACTCAGTTTGGGACGGAAAATTGGTAGATTCTCAAAAATACAGCTATACAGAATATTCAAAATTACTGGATATCAAATCTAAAGATGAAGTAGCAAAAATTCAGTCAGGAACAGTAGAAGACTGGTTGTATGATTCTCATCAGATTGCCAATAAAATTTATGCCCAGACTCCTAATGATTCAAAATTGGCGTACGATTATCAGTACAAATTCAATGATACAATGGAGAGACAGCTTCTATACGGAGGTTTAAGATTAGCTAAGTTTTTAAATGATCTTTTTTAG
- a CDS encoding metalloregulator ArsR/SmtB family transcription factor, whose amino-acid sequence MNLRRDVFQAIADPTRRSILMLVAAQSMTAGAIASNFDTARPTVSKHLQILTECELLRSEQNGREIIYHLNPVKMKEIADFIEPFREMWDDRFNKLEDLMKNYQSKK is encoded by the coding sequence ATGAATTTAAGACGAGATGTATTTCAGGCTATAGCTGATCCTACCAGAAGATCAATATTGATGCTGGTTGCTGCACAATCTATGACTGCGGGTGCAATTGCTTCAAATTTTGATACCGCGAGACCTACCGTTTCAAAACACCTTCAAATCCTTACAGAATGTGAATTATTAAGATCTGAACAAAACGGCCGTGAAATTATCTATCATTTAAATCCTGTGAAAATGAAAGAAATCGCAGACTTTATCGAACCTTTCCGCGAAATGTGGGACGACAGATTCAACAAACTGGAAGACTTAATGAAAAATTACCAATCAAAAAAATAG
- a CDS encoding TssN family type VI secretion system protein, translating into MEISSVKGIFLRYILMPLIAVIMMVILGIIRRNKPAIKIKTIIIYVLLCSLCIAVPGFFGFSGNSFNPYWYLIAQIVYFILGIIHVNLLDRYFKKHIDSLSMSILFESVLSLTCIVFGGYLFTLIFNLMSKGTGYPVMAATSVCIFLVPLVFHYCYVQFISIPVDIYKTWRYSPDQKLPDFEGVDFDRLMVLNVELSKNLEESNRFRIKAKTLPTGVTFGDWFYRVVDDYNHKNPGSIIHLSDNENSPYYWIFYTKKSFFSFRKYINFDQDISANSISENEVVICKRVIQHEEEGIAKKS; encoded by the coding sequence ATGGAAATCTCTTCAGTAAAAGGTATATTTTTAAGATATATTTTGATGCCTTTAATTGCAGTAATCATGATGGTTATTTTGGGAATAATCAGAAGAAATAAACCTGCCATTAAAATAAAAACCATCATTATATACGTTCTTCTGTGCAGTTTGTGTATAGCTGTACCCGGATTTTTTGGTTTTTCCGGAAATTCTTTTAATCCTTATTGGTATCTGATTGCTCAGATTGTCTATTTCATTTTGGGGATTATCCATGTTAATCTTTTAGACAGATATTTTAAAAAGCACATTGATTCTTTATCGATGAGTATATTGTTTGAGTCAGTGCTTTCTTTAACTTGTATTGTATTTGGAGGCTATCTTTTTACATTGATCTTTAACTTGATGAGCAAAGGAACCGGTTATCCTGTAATGGCTGCAACAAGTGTATGTATATTCCTTGTTCCGTTGGTATTTCATTATTGCTATGTTCAGTTTATCAGTATTCCGGTTGATATCTATAAGACCTGGAGATATTCGCCGGATCAGAAACTTCCCGATTTTGAAGGCGTAGATTTTGACAGATTAATGGTCTTGAATGTGGAATTAAGTAAAAATTTAGAAGAATCCAACCGTTTCAGGATTAAAGCTAAAACCTTACCGACAGGCGTTACTTTTGGTGATTGGTTCTACAGAGTAGTGGATGATTATAATCACAAAAATCCGGGATCTATTATTCATCTCTCAGATAATGAGAATTCGCCTTACTACTGGATTTTTTACACTAAAAAATCATTTTTCAGTTTTAGAAAATATATCAATTTCGATCAGGATATTTCAGCAAACAGCATTTCAGAAAATGAAGTGGTCATTTGCAAAAGAGTAATTCAGCATGAAGAAGAAGGAATTGCTAAAAAATCATAA
- a CDS encoding nuclear transport factor 2 family protein, whose protein sequence is MTTEVFKIKAELRNLIDTYATLGDEKKISEQMQLFMLDASYKVYIGNILAADVTGRGNLEKEFNGHASLVKKYFTLNGQHIVEIEGDTARGASFSQIKMIRETDGKENITDYSVKYEDQYVLQDGNWLIKERTGYFIIVETREFA, encoded by the coding sequence ATGACAACAGAAGTTTTTAAAATTAAAGCAGAATTAAGAAATCTAATTGATACTTATGCAACGTTAGGTGATGAAAAAAAAATCTCGGAGCAAATGCAGTTGTTCATGCTGGATGCTTCGTACAAAGTTTATATAGGAAATATTTTGGCTGCAGATGTTACAGGTCGGGGTAATCTTGAAAAAGAATTTAATGGTCATGCATCTCTTGTAAAAAAATATTTTACACTTAACGGGCAACATATTGTAGAAATAGAGGGAGATACAGCCAGAGGAGCTTCATTCTCCCAAATCAAAATGATCCGAGAAACAGATGGAAAAGAAAATATTACGGATTACAGTGTAAAATATGAAGATCAATACGTTTTGCAGGATGGCAATTGGCTGATAAAAGAACGTACCGGATATTTCATCATTGTAGAGACAAGAGAATTTGCATAA
- a CDS encoding metal-dependent transcriptional regulator encodes MKTTLTEENYLKALFHLVDVESKVTINELSKFLTVKMPSVNNMMKKFAEKGWVIYETYKPLIVTEKGHREAALVVRKHRLTEMFLVKKMNFGWENVHEIAEQLEHVHSAIFFDKMDEILNYPKFDPHGEPIPDKDGNIIAQDLQKLSNCDPGETVVFTSVTLSDDAFLNYLTERNLLLNKKIKVIKIENFDRSITIEVDGKQEVLSRKATDKILVKK; translated from the coding sequence TTGAAAACAACATTAACCGAAGAAAACTATCTGAAAGCCTTATTTCATTTGGTTGACGTCGAAAGCAAAGTAACGATTAATGAGCTCAGCAAATTCTTGACCGTAAAAATGCCGAGTGTTAACAATATGATGAAGAAATTTGCTGAAAAAGGCTGGGTGATCTATGAAACCTACAAACCGCTTATCGTGACTGAAAAAGGGCATCGTGAAGCTGCTTTGGTAGTACGAAAACACAGGCTTACGGAAATGTTTCTGGTAAAAAAGATGAATTTCGGCTGGGAAAACGTTCATGAAATTGCAGAACAGCTGGAACACGTTCATTCTGCTATTTTCTTTGATAAGATGGACGAAATTCTCAATTACCCGAAATTTGATCCTCATGGAGAACCTATTCCCGATAAAGACGGAAATATTATTGCTCAGGATTTACAAAAACTAAGCAACTGTGATCCCGGAGAAACTGTAGTTTTCACTTCTGTAACGCTTTCTGATGATGCTTTTCTTAATTATTTAACAGAAAGAAATTTGCTCCTGAATAAAAAAATAAAAGTCATCAAAATTGAAAATTTCGACAGATCCATTACCATAGAAGTGGATGGCAAACAGGAAGTTCTAAGCAGAAAAGCGACTGATAAGATATTGGTAAAAAAGTAG
- a CDS encoding DUF4256 domain-containing protein yields the protein MNRKTMTLQQSEELLKVLKIRFENNMNRHEGLDWDKIQAKLEKNPEKLWSLNQMEETEGEPDVVSYDKTTDEYIFFDCSQESPKRRNLCYDYPAWEARKANKPENNVIDTASEMGIELLDEEQYRQLQKFGKFDLKTSSWIKTPSTIRELGGAIFCDRRYNTVFTYHNGADSYYAARGFRGFLKV from the coding sequence ATGAACAGAAAAACAATGACGCTCCAACAAAGCGAAGAGCTTTTAAAAGTTCTGAAAATCCGTTTTGAAAACAATATGAACCGCCACGAAGGGTTAGATTGGGATAAAATTCAGGCAAAGCTGGAGAAAAATCCTGAAAAACTTTGGTCTTTAAATCAAATGGAAGAAACAGAAGGTGAACCTGATGTAGTAAGTTATGACAAAACAACTGATGAATATATCTTCTTCGACTGTTCACAGGAAAGTCCGAAGCGCCGAAATCTCTGCTATGATTATCCCGCCTGGGAAGCCCGAAAAGCCAATAAACCTGAAAATAACGTGATCGACACGGCTTCGGAAATGGGAATTGAACTTCTTGATGAAGAACAGTATCGCCAACTTCAGAAATTTGGGAAATTTGACCTGAAAACTTCGAGTTGGATAAAAACTCCTTCGACAATCAGAGAATTAGGAGGAGCAATTTTCTGCGACCGCCGTTACAATACTGTATTCACTTATCACAACGGAGCAGATTCTTATTACGCAGCAAGAGGTTTCCGGGGATTTTTGAAGGTATAA
- a CDS encoding RNA polymerase sigma factor RpoD/SigA, which produces MRQLKITKQVTNRETASLDKYLQEIGKVELITADEEVELAQRIRAGDRAALEKLIKANLRFVVSVSKQYQNQGLSLPDLINEGNLGLMKAAKRYDETRGFKFISYAVWWIRQSILQALAEQSRIVRLPLNKIGSINKINKAYAHLEQENERPPSPEELAEVLDMSEEDIKESMKNSGRHLSMDAPLVEGEDSNLYDVLRSGESPSPDKDLMLESLQIEIERALNTLTPREADLVRLYFGLNGKHPMTLEEIGETFDLTRERVRQIKEKAIKRLKHNTRSKILKSYLGK; this is translated from the coding sequence ATGAGACAATTAAAAATCACTAAGCAGGTTACCAACAGGGAAACTGCTTCATTAGACAAGTATTTGCAGGAAATTGGTAAAGTAGAACTAATTACTGCGGACGAAGAAGTAGAATTGGCACAAAGAATCCGTGCAGGCGACAGAGCAGCACTTGAGAAATTAATCAAAGCCAACCTTCGTTTCGTAGTTTCAGTATCTAAGCAGTACCAAAATCAAGGTCTTTCTTTACCCGATTTAATTAATGAAGGTAACTTAGGATTGATGAAAGCGGCAAAAAGGTATGATGAGACAAGAGGTTTCAAATTTATCTCTTACGCGGTTTGGTGGATTCGTCAATCAATTTTACAGGCATTGGCTGAACAGTCAAGAATTGTAAGATTACCATTGAACAAAATCGGTTCCATCAACAAGATTAACAAAGCATACGCTCACCTTGAGCAGGAAAATGAAAGACCACCTTCTCCGGAAGAATTGGCTGAAGTTCTTGACATGAGCGAGGAAGATATCAAGGAATCTATGAAAAACTCCGGAAGACATTTGTCTATGGATGCACCTTTAGTGGAAGGTGAAGATTCTAATCTTTATGATGTATTACGTTCAGGAGAATCTCCAAGTCCGGATAAAGATCTGATGCTAGAATCTCTACAAATCGAGATTGAAAGAGCATTGAATACTTTGACTCCAAGAGAAGCCGATTTGGTAAGATTATACTTCGGATTGAACGGAAAACACCCGATGACGTTAGAAGAAATTGGTGAAACTTTTGATCTTACTAGAGAAAGAGTTCGTCAGATCAAGGAAAAAGCGATCAAGAGATTGAAACACAATACCAGAAGTAAGATTTTGAAATCTTATTTAGGTAAATAA
- a CDS encoding cupin domain-containing protein, with protein sequence MNTEIPKISSFPTGEENTAYAQYFTGKSWLAPLTKNSDLNIPLSNVTFEPRSRNHWHSHTGGQLLIVVGGEGLYQERGKPARHLKAGDIVEIAPNIEHWHGATSKSWFSHLATNRNPETNENRWLEAVTDEVYNEANTQIK encoded by the coding sequence ATGAATACAGAAATTCCCAAAATAAGCAGTTTTCCTACAGGAGAAGAAAATACGGCATATGCACAATATTTTACAGGAAAATCCTGGCTCGCTCCATTAACGAAAAACAGTGATTTGAATATCCCGTTATCCAATGTGACATTTGAGCCAAGAAGCAGAAACCATTGGCACAGCCATACAGGTGGACAACTTTTAATTGTAGTGGGTGGAGAAGGATTATACCAGGAAAGAGGAAAACCGGCAAGACACCTTAAAGCCGGAGACATTGTTGAAATTGCCCCCAATATAGAACATTGGCACGGTGCAACTTCCAAAAGCTGGTTTTCGCATCTCGCTACAAACAGAAATCCTGAAACAAACGAAAATAGATGGCTGGAAGCTGTAACAGATGAAGTTTACAATGAAGCCAATACTCAAATAAAATAA
- a CDS encoding aminotransferase class V-fold PLP-dependent enzyme produces MNLDVIREETPGCSDKIFLNSAGASLMPRSVVNATIEFLYEEQEIGGYEAVVQNSEKIGYFYEEAAKLINAKPSNIAFVSSSTDGYAKALSSIDFKEGDCIITTNDDYISNQIAFISLQKRYHIEIIRTANLPDHELDLEDLENLIKKHSPKLIAVTHIPTNSGLIQNVEGVGKLCRQYDVLYLVDACQSVGQIVVDVEKIHCDFLTATGRKFMRGPRGTGFLYVSDKVLHHTMYPLFLDSIGARWISFDDFQLCETAKRFELFERPYPALVGFTEALRYANAIGINQIENYNRLLSDTLRTHLKESGFRVLDQGNRLSSIVTFCQADGKTEKIYQILTDNNVFFKEHRKGDALIDFSFKEVDHAIRLSPHYFNTMEEIEKVSEILKNSLK; encoded by the coding sequence ATGAATTTAGATGTTATCAGAGAGGAAACGCCGGGTTGTTCGGATAAGATTTTTTTAAACAGCGCCGGTGCGTCATTAATGCCCAGGTCCGTTGTAAACGCTACAATTGAGTTTTTATATGAAGAGCAGGAGATCGGAGGTTATGAAGCCGTCGTGCAAAACTCGGAAAAGATCGGCTATTTTTATGAAGAGGCTGCAAAGCTGATCAATGCAAAACCTTCCAATATTGCTTTCGTAAGCAGTTCTACAGATGGCTATGCCAAGGCTTTATCAAGCATTGATTTTAAAGAAGGAGATTGCATCATAACGACCAATGATGATTATATATCCAATCAGATTGCTTTTATTTCTTTACAGAAAAGATATCATATTGAAATCATCAGGACTGCCAATCTTCCAGATCACGAGCTGGATCTTGAAGATCTTGAAAATTTAATCAAAAAGCATTCGCCTAAATTGATTGCTGTTACTCATATTCCTACCAATTCAGGACTTATTCAGAATGTAGAAGGAGTAGGGAAACTTTGCAGGCAATATGATGTGCTTTATCTTGTCGATGCCTGCCAGTCTGTAGGACAGATCGTAGTGGATGTTGAAAAAATTCATTGTGACTTTCTTACAGCGACCGGAAGAAAGTTCATGAGAGGACCCAGAGGAACAGGATTTTTGTACGTTTCGGATAAAGTTTTACATCATACAATGTATCCCTTATTTTTAGATAGTATCGGAGCCAGGTGGATTTCTTTTGATGATTTTCAACTCTGTGAAACTGCTAAAAGATTTGAGCTTTTTGAAAGACCCTATCCAGCTCTGGTAGGATTTACAGAAGCCTTACGTTATGCAAACGCTATTGGAATAAACCAGATCGAGAACTACAACCGTTTATTGTCAGATACTTTGAGAACCCATCTGAAGGAAAGTGGTTTCAGGGTTTTGGATCAGGGAAATAGATTGAGCAGTATTGTTACCTTTTGTCAGGCAGACGGAAAGACTGAAAAAATCTATCAGATACTGACTGATAATAATGTATTCTTTAAAGAACATCGTAAAGGAGATGCATTAATTGATTTTAGTTTTAAAGAGGTAGACCATGCCATTCGTTTATCACCTCATTATTTCAATACAATGGAAGAAATTGAAAAAGTTTCGGAAATCTTAAAGAACAGTTTGAAGTAA
- a CDS encoding DMT family transporter: MKKSYLLLHLAVILAGFTGVFGKLISLNEGLLVWYRLLFSSIILFFILKLLRIGCTISAREKLRISKVGLLITLHWIFFYASIKYSNISIGVVCYCLTSFFTAVFKPLIDQEKFKISELLLSTFTLLGISLIFHFDTSYQLGICLGVISSAIGALYTIYNNRLVQNFDTKIINYYQMISGTIVLGLFMPVYLYFFPSERIIPDTKDMGYLLLLASFCTVGLYVIFAEVLKKIPAFTVNLTFNLEPVYSIIMAFLFFDESKEVNISFYIGISLIITSVVLQTVLSIRSKK, from the coding sequence ATGAAAAAATCATATTTATTATTGCATCTGGCCGTAATTCTGGCTGGATTCACAGGTGTATTCGGAAAATTAATCTCTCTTAATGAAGGTCTTCTCGTTTGGTACCGGCTTTTATTTTCCTCAATCATTTTATTCTTTATTTTAAAATTGCTGAGAATCGGCTGTACGATTTCGGCTCGGGAAAAACTCCGTATATCCAAAGTTGGATTGCTTATCACATTGCACTGGATTTTCTTTTATGCAAGTATAAAGTATTCTAATATTTCCATCGGTGTGGTTTGTTATTGCCTTACCAGTTTTTTTACCGCAGTTTTCAAACCTTTGATTGATCAGGAAAAATTTAAAATTTCCGAATTATTGCTCAGTACATTTACACTTTTAGGAATCAGTCTTATTTTTCATTTTGATACTTCTTATCAGTTAGGAATTTGTTTAGGTGTAATTTCCTCAGCAATTGGTGCTCTTTATACTATCTATAACAATCGTTTGGTACAAAACTTTGACACTAAGATCATTAATTATTATCAAATGATTTCCGGAACCATTGTTTTGGGGCTTTTTATGCCTGTTTACCTTTATTTTTTTCCTTCAGAACGCATAATTCCTGATACAAAAGATATGGGATATTTGTTACTATTGGCTTCGTTCTGCACTGTAGGTCTTTACGTTATATTTGCTGAAGTCTTGAAAAAAATTCCTGCATTTACGGTGAATCTGACCTTCAATTTAGAACCTGTCTATTCAATTATAATGGCTTTTTTATTCTTTGATGAAAGTAAAGAAGTCAATATTTCTTTTTATATAGGAATTTCATTGATTATCACTTCAGTTGTCCTGCAAACAGTATTATCTATCAGAAGTAAAAAATAA